The Paenibacillus beijingensis nucleotide sequence CGCTGTATTGCGACTTGATCCTGGCCGTGGCTTCAATTCCGTTCAGCCCGGGCATTCGAATATCCATCAAAACCACGTTCGGTCGCAGCTCCAGCGCCAGCCGTACAGCTTCTTCTCCTGAAACCGCCTCTCCAACAACTTCGATACCCTCTGCCGACTCCAGAACGCTTAGGACACCTTGCCTGAACATCGGATGATCGTCAGCTACTAATACTCTTAACATGTACATGACCCTCCCCGTGATCGAGTAGCGGTTTGATCGGAAGCCGCGCCGTAATTTTTGTCCCTCGGCCATTCTCGAAACTTTCGATGACGCAGGATCCGCCCAGTTCAAGCGCTCTTTCTCGGATCGACGTTAACCCGATGCCCTGTTTTCCGGCACGATTTGCGTAGAATCCTGACAGCCCGATGCCATTATCCGTTGTCTCAATCACCAGATCACATTCGTCCAGCGCAATTCGTATAACGCATGAACTCGCATCGGCGTGCTTCACAACGTTGACCAACGCCTCCGAGGCGATTCGATACGCCCCCACCTCGACGGCAGCAGGTAAATTAGGCAGTTGATCGGGAGCATCCAATCGAATGTCTAACAGGTCGACATCCGTAATTCCGTTTACGGCCTGCATGTCCCTCAGTTGCTCCACCCGTTGCCGAACGGCGCCGACAAGCCCGAGCTCATCCAGCGCATGCGGCCGCAAGTCGTACACGATCCCCCTAATTTCATCGACCGTCTCGCTAATATCCGCTTTGAACTTCGTTAATATCTCCATCGCTTTCTCCGGATCTTTCCGTATCCAGTCCGACGCGACGGATGCGGTAAGGCGCATGGCAGCTAGCCGTGGAGCGATATCGTCATGCAGATTTCTGCGCATTTCCCGCCGCTCTTCCTCTCTTGCAAAAATTAATGCTTCTTTGGACTCCCGCAAGTTTTCCAGCAGCAATTGAATATCCATCGCTTGCTTTACGCTGCGCACGACGATCCCCGCCTGACGGGCGATGGCGTCGATCAGTTTCCGGTCCGCCTCCGTAAACGATTCTCCCGGCGAACGCGCTCCCATATACAGCCATCCCAATGCCGTGCCCCCTGAGGATAATTCTATAGAGAATTCCCCCTGGTCGTTCTCCTTCCTTTCGCCTGCGACCAATACGGTTTCTCCATTCTGGATCAACCCGATACCGGCGTAAGGAATGCGCAAGGAGTCAATGACCGTTTGGACGACAATATCCAGCGATTCCACTGGATTCAGCGTTTCTTTCAACCGGATGCCGAGCTGAAGCAAGGCGGTGTACGGATCTTCCTTTTTTCCGTACAGCATCTGATTGACCATTCGTTGCAGCTTTTCCTTAAGCGGAGCGAATACAACGGCCACGACGCCCGCGGCAAATAAGGAATAGAATCGGTAGTGCTCGGAATGAAACAGAACGGACAAGTACCATACAATCAGGGTGTACAAAGCAATAATCAAGGTGCTTAGCAGAAAATAGACAAGGGTTCGATTTACGATCGGGTCGATATCCCATAATCTCTTTCTCATCACCGATATGCCTAACGTAACGGGGATTGGAAGCGTGCACAACATTACGCCCAGATCAAGCAAGAACATCCATACCGGATCCCTTATTTCATAGAAATCCGACTGAAAGAACACCGGTAGAAAGGATAGCAGAAATACGCCCGTCAGCGACAGCATGATCCCGTAGAAGACCCACTTGGTCTGTTGTTTCTCGACCGCCACTGCCGCATAACGAAACCGGTAATATTGGTTATAAAGCAAGATGCCGTATTGCAAGGCAAACCAAAGGAAATTGCACCACATCGGCCATTGCTCGATTCCCCAGGGTTGGTTCGGGAAGCAGCTGGATATCAACCGAATCGCCAGAAGTCCGATTGTCGGGTACGTAACCCAAGGCCGTACGAATTTTCCGTTAGGAAACCATAGCAGAAATAAAATGAAAGATACCATCGTCAAGCCGTCGATAACGGCAACGAGCCCTTCGTACCAGCGCCACTGCATCCCGATAAAGGTAGGAGTAACGAGAGACATCAATGCTAACGAGGCGATGATAGAGATCGGTTCCCTTGGACGTTTCGCGAGAATCAGTGCCGCCACCGCGAAATAGATCAGAAAGAACCCGAGGGTAATCCCCGTATACAGAAGGGCGAACCCGGTTTCAGTCAAGCCCGCTTTTTCTACGACTTGACGCGGGAGAGGCGTAATCGCAGCATATTCGCATGCGGTCATTAGGCAGGTTTCTTTTAAATAAACGTAGTAGGAAGGAATCTTGCTTACAAATAAAACCGCAATCAGGCCGAACATAAACATTCCGGTCAAGCGAAAGACGAAGAGCCATCCGTTCGGATGGCCTTGGCCCCTTTGTTTGCCCAGCGTTGTGATTCTCTTTGCCCCCATGCAGGCAATCTCCTTCTAAGTCTAATTATGAAGCATTCACCGCAGAGACAGAATGTGAAGTCTTGGAACGAAGTGCGAGCCCTATATAGATGAGCCCGTAGAGAATCGAAGCCGTTCCTCCCCAGAGCCCCCAGCTGCCCGGGTGGTTTGGAATGGTAATGGAAGCAGCCCCCAAGAAGATATAAGTTAAGGAGAGAATCACACCAAGCGTTCGCGATCCGCTCCGGCCAGTTGCCGCCAAATATCCACCATACACCATGACGATACTAAGCGCAGCACCTTCGCCCCAACGGAACTGCTGCTCCGGATCCTGAAACTGCCCGATGACACCGTTTATGGAGAACGGCAGCAGTCCCAACAGGGCCACACCGGCCATTATAAGTAGCGCTCGATTTTTAACGGACGGTTCGGTAGGTCGGAATATTTCCTTCCGCTTACCGTACGCAGCGAACAAAATCAAGAGCACTAAAGCGAACAGGATGAAGACGAAAAAGGTTTGCAGTGCCAACTGAAAGTCGGTCAAAAGCAAGGTTGCCAGAAACATAAGATGACCTACAAAGTAGAATTGCAACAAAAGCGGTTTGCCCAGCGGGTTCCATAGCATCGCAATTAGGCTGCCGCTGAACAAAAGCCCGATCAACGCGCCGTGCACCGCCCCATGAAACCGCAATTCGTCAGGCAGCGGCGAGGAAGCCATGACGCCTTGCACCCAAGGCTCCAGCCCCTCCGACAAGCCTTGCAACATGAGCAGACCGCTCACTGCAAAAATGACCGCAAACACCCGAAATATTAGACCCAACCAAAACCCTTTTTTCCCAGCCTCTTTCCACTCCATTATAACGCTCCTCCTTCAATTAACAACCATAAGTTCATGTCGGTCTGTAAACAGATTAAGACATGACCTTTCCCGGTCGACAGAGGAGACTTCCCGGTATTTGGGGAAATGGGGCTGGGAATTACAAATCATAATACATTCGAGCCAGATACCGAAGCCCCTGCTCCTCCGACGCCTTGGCCCGTTGCAGCAATCGAACAGCTGTCTCCGCGACCCCGGACTCAGATGGGTCGCCACCATGCGGAAAAGGAAAGCGCTCATGCAACTCCCCAAGCGCAGAGGCAACCTCCGCATAGTGCCTCGCTGCCTCCTCCGCCGAAGCGGCCATATAGCCCGAGTCGAAGCCGTAGCCGCCATGACGCTTTGGCTCCGCTAGCACTCCATTGCGAAATCGATCCCGCACTTCATTCAGGAATTGCACCGCGAACCGCCTCGCGTCATAGACATAGAGTGCGTTGTAGCTGTTTCCGAGCGGGTCTGCTGACCGCGTTTCGAAAGCCCGTATCCAGGCATCATAGGCAGCAAGCCCCGGCCTGAATTCGGTTATCCCGTCCTCTGGATATCGTCCGTGGGTCAAGGCCATCGCGAGCGCTCGACTTAAAGAGTCTACATAGTCGAATTCCTTCTCCTTGACAATTGTAAGTGTCATAATGTGACCGCGAGAGAGCTTCTCGTAAGGAACCGTTCCTTCATGCTCCCGATCTTTGGCATGGAACAACTGCCGTTCGTCGTCGTAGCCGTAGACAACAGCAAAATCCCCGCCAAACAGATCCCAAACGACCGCAGGAACGTCTCGGTCAAGGGTTCGATGAATATGTCCGAGAGCAATCTCTACATGCTCTGGAGGGATTGGATCTATAATCGGGTCGAAGCACACCGCTTCGAATCCCAAATTTTCGACCGCCCTTCTATAGAAGGAGCCCCACACATGAGACGTCGGCCCGTAAAGCCCCGCCTTATCGTCTACACGAATGCGGAATGCGTGCGAGGTCAGACCCATAACATCAATGAGTGAGAGGTCCTTCCGCACCGTGTATTGCAGCATGGCATGAATACATTGTGCGATCGAGGACCGTGTGCTCTTCAGGTCCGGACTTACTGTTTCCATATCCACGTCATCACCCTTTCAAAACGATCTTTCCCGGGTCCAGCAGAACCCGCGCAGGCTTCGCCTCTTGTCTTCTACGTTCGACGTACCCACGGATGCAGATGCGAATGCGCTCCTGGCGTACTTTCACACGCGCTCGCGATAGGTGGTTGTACACGCTGCTCGCTGTCGTTCCGAAGAGAACGGCAATCTCGTTCGGCGACAACTCCCGGAAAAAGTGGGCCTCAAAAATTCCTCTCTCCCTCTCGGTCAAGCAGCTCAGCAGTTCGCGGAATGTCTCAAACACTTCACGCCTGGCGATAACCTCGGCCGGGTCGAGACTGATGTCCCCATTGTAGTCAATCTTTTTACTCAGCCTCGCCAAGAGCTCATCAATATGCCCGCCCGGTTCCCTCTCCTCCTCGGCGGTAACAAATCCCGAGAACGGCCGTTCCTTGCCGTAGGGACCGCCTCTTCTTAGCTTCATGTGCACTTGATTGCGCACAATGGTTTTCAGCCATGGCTGGAATCTGCGGCTATCTAATAGTTGGCCAAGCTGCAGGAAAGCGCGAATCAGTGCTTCCTGCACAATGTCTTCGGCGAGATGGCCGTCGCGTGTCAATCTTGCCGCCCATCCGTACGCCCTCGCCCGATGCCGACGGACGAGCTCGCCGAACGCTTCGTTGCTTCCTTCGCGTGCCGCCTCGACAAGTTCCCGGTCGGGCCGTTCCCCCTCCTCTTGCATAACTTCCCGGTCCGCTGGAACTCCCGCCGCATCCCACATGGCCAAATTCTCCTTTCCTCCAACTACTTGCCGCTCCGCAAAAACTCCTTCTTATAATCGTCCTTCGGGTCCCATTGTGACCAAGCCGCTTCGAGCATATTGCCATCAGGATCACGGAAATAGAAATACTTCGCCTCTCCTTTGCCAAGCGTCATCAGCGGTCCTGGATTGATCCCGTCCTCGGAAA carries:
- a CDS encoding sensor histidine kinase, with the translated sequence MGAKRITTLGKQRGQGHPNGWLFVFRLTGMFMFGLIAVLFVSKIPSYYVYLKETCLMTACEYAAITPLPRQVVEKAGLTETGFALLYTGITLGFFLIYFAVAALILAKRPREPISIIASLALMSLVTPTFIGMQWRWYEGLVAVIDGLTMVSFILFLLWFPNGKFVRPWVTYPTIGLLAIRLISSCFPNQPWGIEQWPMWCNFLWFALQYGILLYNQYYRFRYAAVAVEKQQTKWVFYGIMLSLTGVFLLSFLPVFFQSDFYEIRDPVWMFLLDLGVMLCTLPIPVTLGISVMRKRLWDIDPIVNRTLVYFLLSTLIIALYTLIVWYLSVLFHSEHYRFYSLFAAGVVAVVFAPLKEKLQRMVNQMLYGKKEDPYTALLQLGIRLKETLNPVESLDIVVQTVIDSLRIPYAGIGLIQNGETVLVAGERKENDQGEFSIELSSGGTALGWLYMGARSPGESFTEADRKLIDAIARQAGIVVRSVKQAMDIQLLLENLRESKEALIFAREEERREMRRNLHDDIAPRLAAMRLTASVASDWIRKDPEKAMEILTKFKADISETVDEIRGIVYDLRPHALDELGLVGAVRQRVEQLRDMQAVNGITDVDLLDIRLDAPDQLPNLPAAVEVGAYRIASEALVNVVKHADASSCVIRIALDECDLVIETTDNGIGLSGFYANRAGKQGIGLTSIRERALELGGSCVIESFENGRGTKITARLPIKPLLDHGEGHVHVKSISS
- a CDS encoding RNA polymerase sigma factor, with the protein product MWDAAGVPADREVMQEEGERPDRELVEAAREGSNEAFGELVRRHRARAYGWAARLTRDGHLAEDIVQEALIRAFLQLGQLLDSRRFQPWLKTIVRNQVHMKLRRGGPYGKERPFSGFVTAEEEREPGGHIDELLARLSKKIDYNGDISLDPAEVIARREVFETFRELLSCLTERERGIFEAHFFRELSPNEIAVLFGTTASSVYNHLSRARVKVRQERIRICIRGYVERRRQEAKPARVLLDPGKIVLKG